A DNA window from Brassica napus cultivar Da-Ae chromosome A4, Da-Ae, whole genome shotgun sequence contains the following coding sequences:
- the LOC125608359 gene encoding uncharacterized protein LOC125608359, with the protein MVFEICSICGEWKLINGIHWDFIVDDQRGSSLSMIHEDISYNDLIVAVLEDFGIDGNRNSVNLSYASPSKLNFGTKELPPAFIRNDRQVTSYLSKLKENGDLHLCVTIKRRTQLSPMIMSNMIQPRGGNSNHDLPIAGTSNPRETGTQKSPLIMSNMIQTQDEISSTHDSPIAGSSNVFERGTKTHAETEWNSIQRVDEVSGIQHTCISDSLISPSSGLVSNKRGLDSIGLAVYGSGKSKLPSFSSRRGRESMGEDILSPSCGDDDDLFCGKFFKDKKEMSTKLRLHAVSKSFEFHTEYSDKTRYVLSCVDERCSWSFRAKSVKGSQSFFVRHYVSKHTCDTSLRTVSHRQATAKLLGTMVSNHYEGGKIGLKPKQIMEKARNDHGVVITYSKAWRSQEHGQDIARGTPDDSYEALPSWFHMIKEKNPGSVTFIEVDAVGKFKYAFLSLGPSIRGFKLMRKVLSVDGAHLKSKYKGTLLAATAQDGNFHLYPIAFAIVDSENEASWSWFMKCLKTIIPDEEDLVFVSDRAASIEKALLQHYPVAHHGICIFHFQKNVQDNFKSSTLVPLVVEAGYAYTKADFDCYFQEIEESDIVLADYLRKADFRKWTRAYSPANRFNIMTSNLAESINSLLKVSREYPIVCLFDTIRMIMTKWFTERREEGVRHMHPVTVEVGNKMKELYDFTSRFLEVSKINDSEFEVKGDTRDQVVNFQTRHCSCFVFDIEKFPCAHAIAAAKSGNKHENDYVDEFFSNERFTLAYSESVYPVGDKTYWDIPPHVASFVCRPPSTRFPSGRRKKKRIPSSWEYGKYRPISKPSPKAYKCSRCGQKGHNKGSCVRPI; encoded by the exons ATGGTGTTCGAAATTTGTTCTATATGTGGAGAATGGAAACTAATAAATGGAATTCACTGGGATTTCATAGTGGATGATCAACGAGGATCCTCTCTTAGTATGATTCATGAAGATATCAGCTACAATGATTTGATTGTGGCTGTTTTAGAAGATTTTGGAATTGATGGCAACAGAAACAGTGTAAATCTTAGCTATGCCTCACCTTCAAAATTAAACTTTGGTACAAAAGAGCTTCCTCCAGCATTTATTAGGAATGATCGTCAAGTAACATCTTATCTGAGCAAACTTAAGGAGAATGGAGACCTTCATCTATGTGTAACCATTAAG agAAGAACTCAATTATCACCAATGATTATGTCAAATATGATCCAGCCACGGGGTGGAAATAGTAATCATGATTTGCCTATTGCTGGAACTAGTAATCCGCGTGAG aCAGGAACACAAAAATCACCATTGATTATGTCAAACATGATTCAGACACAAGATGAAATTTCTAGTACTCATGATTCGCCTATTGCTGGAAGTAGTAATGTATTTGAG AGAGGAACAAAAACACACGCGGAGACTGAATGGAACAGCATTCAGAGAGTTGACGAAGTCTCTGGTATACAACATACTTGTATTAGCGACAGTCTTATTTCTCCTTCAAGTGGTCTTGTTAGCAATAAG AGAGGATTGGACTCGATTGGACTTGCTGTATATGGGTCTGGAAAGTCAAAATTGCCATCTTTCTCCAGTAGACGTGGTAGAGAAAGCATGGGAGAAGATATCTTGTCTCCCAGttgtggtgatgatgatgatttgttCTGCGGGAAGTTTTTCAAGGATAAAAAGGAAATGAGCACAAAGTTGAGGTTGCATGCAGTTAGTAAAAGCTTTGAGTTCCACACAGAATATTCAGACAAAACACGTTATGTTCTTAGTTGTGTGGATGAAAGATGCAGTTGGAGTTTTCGTGCAAAATCAGTTAAAGGATCTCAGAGTTTTTTTGTTCGTCATTATGTATCTAAACATACTTGTGACACTTCTCTGAGAACTGTTAGTCATCGGCAAGCTACTGCAAAATTGTTGGGAACTATGGTCAGCAATCATTATGAAGGAGGAAAGATTGGGCTGAAACCTAAACAGATCATGGAAAaagctagaaatgatcatggtGTTGTGATTACATATTCAAAGGCTTGGAGGTCTCAAGAGCACGGCCAAGATATAGCTAGGGGTACTCCTGATGACAGTTATGAAGCTTTGCCCAGTTGGTTTCAcatgataaaagaaaagaatccaGGTTCTGTGACTTTTATCGAAGTTGATGCTGTTGGGAAATTCAAATACGCATTTTTGTCGCTTGGTCCATCTATCAGAGGGTTTAAGTTGATGAGGAAGGTACTTTCTGTTGATGGTGCCCATCTGAAATCAAAGTATAAAGGGACTCTACTTGCTGCCACAGCACAAGATGGTAATTTTCACTTGTATCCTATAGCTTTTGCTATAGTTGATTCTGAGAATGAAGCCTCATGGAGTTGGTTTATGAAATGTCTGAAAACCATCATTCCTGATGAAGAGGATTTGGTTTTTGTCTCTGATCGTGCGGCCTCTATTGAAAAAGCTCTTTTACAACATTATCCTGTTGCTCACCATGGAATCTGCATCTTTCACTTTCAAAAGAATGTCCAGGACAATTTCAAAAGTTCAACACTTGTCCCTTTGGTTGTTGAAGCTGGTTATGCCTACACCAAAGCTGATTTCGATTGCTATTTTCAAGAGATTGAGGAGTCCGACATTGTATTAGCAGATTATCTTCGTAAAGCAGACTTCAGGAAGTGGACCCGAGCTTATTCTCCTGCTAATCGCTTCAACATCATGACGTCAAACTTGGCCGAATCTATAAATTCTTTGCTGAAAGTGAGTCGTGAGTATCCAATTGTCTGTCTTTTTGACACTATTAGGATGATAATGACTAAGTGGTTCACTGAACGACGTGAGGAAGGAGTTCGTCACATGCACCCTGTCACTGTCGAAGTGGGGAACAAGATGAAGGAGCTATATGATTTTACGTCTCGCTTCCttgaagtttccaaaatcaATGATTCAGAGTTTGAGGTTAAGGGAGATACAAGAGATCAAGTGGTGAATTTTCAAACAAGGCATTGTTCATGTTTTGTGTTTGATATTGAGAAGTTTCCTTGTGCTCATGCAATTGCCGCTGCAAAATCTGGGAATAAGCACGAAAATGATTATGTCGATGAGTTTTTCTCCAATGAAAG GTTTACACTAGCATATTCAGAGAGTGTATATCCTGTTGGTGATAAAACATATTGGGATATTCCTCCCCATGTAGCTTCGTTTGTTTGTCGCCCTCCATCTACACGCTTTCCTAGTGGGAGGAGGAAAAAAAAGAGGATACCAAGTTCGTGGGAGTATGGAAAATATCGGCCCATATCTAAACCATCACCCAAGGCTTACAAATGCAGCAGATGTGGACAGAAAGGACACAACAAAGGTAGTTGTGTAAGGCCTATTTGA
- the LOC106449300 gene encoding uncharacterized protein LOC106449300 isoform X2 codes for MDPAAERSHSKKQKDYVNMLSYTCDSEYGIPRRCACGGRIIDEVRVKQEYDTQPGKRFFTCANYEADGFHYRQPWVIGVQEQIESLTKRLEEAEQLLNLIPSLKNQIETLEAQASGLTRQVDRLTAEVYNLTVQVADLEKLCFE; via the exons ATGGATCCCGCAGCAGAGAGAAGTCATTCAAAGAAGCAAAAGGACTACGTCAACATGCTATCATACACTTGCGATTCTGAATATGGCATTCCGAGAAGGTGTGCCtgtggtgggagaatcatagACGAGGTTCGAGTGAAGCAGGAGTACGATACTCAACCCGGGAAGCGGTTCTTCACCTGTGCCAACTACGAG gctgatgggtttcACTACCGTCAGCCTTGGGTGATTGGTGTCCAGGAGCAGATCGAAAGCTTGACTAAGCGTCTGGAGGAGGCTGAGCAGCTGTTGAATTTGATTCCGAGTCTCAAAAACCAGATTGAGACACTGGAG GCACAGGCTAGCGGGCTCACTCGGCAGGTTGATCGCCTAACTGCGGAGGTTTATAACTTGACGGTGCAAGTAGCTGACCTGGAGAAGCTCTGCTTCGAGTAA
- the LOC125608243 gene encoding glutathione S-transferase T3-like — MDPSSRNSHGFVNLLASQSSPPIDIDSAEAHVTSPGLVKPAERKRWSTKEDIVLISAWLNTSKDPIVSNEQKLGSFWKRIEEYFNSSPHLVGSLPREWSQCKQRWGRVNAEVCKFVGCHESALKEQASGQTENDVMKLAHDIFFNDYNVKFCLEHCWRELRFDQKWRSHCQPKEKRKESGPEVVSAEEEVRPPGVKASKAAKRKKPNEAAYDQIQIILAQKNTLSNKKILDRLLAKNIETLSDHEVALKNKLISEML; from the coding sequence ATGGACCCTTCTTCCCGTAACTCTCACGGGTTTGTTAACTTGTTAGCTTCGCAGAGCAGTCCACCAATAGACATAGACTCTGCTGAAGCACATGTTACCTCTCCCGGGTTAGTTAAACCAGCGGAAAGGAAAAGGTGGTCAACCAAAGAGGACATTGTGCTGATcagtgcttggttgaacacCAGCAAGGATCCCATAGTGAGCAATGAACAGAAGCTAGGATCGTTTTGGAAGAGGATAGAAGAGTATTTCAATTCAAGTCCTCACCTCGTTGGCTCCCTTCCAAGAGAGTGGAGTcaatgtaagcagaggtggggaaggGTGAATGCGGAGGTCTGCAAGTTTGTGGGATGCCATGAAAGCGCGTTGAAGGAGCAGGCGAGTGGGCAAACAGAGAATGATGTCATGAAGCTTGCTCATGACATCTTCTTCAATGACTATAATGTCAAGTTCTGTCTTGAACATTGCTGGAGGGAACTTAGGTTCGATCAGAAATGGAGATCACACTGTCAGCCGaaggagaaaaggaaggaaagtgGTCCGGAGGTGGTGAGTGCTGAGGAAGAGGTTAGGCCTCCGGGTGTCAAGGCCAGCAAAGCTGCCAAACGCAAGAAGCCGAACGAGGCAGCTTATGACCAGATACAGATCATTCTAGCTCAGAAAAACACCCTTTCCAATAAAAAAATCCTAGATCGTCTCTTAGCCAAAAACATTGAAACACTATCTGATCATGAAGTGGCGCTTAAGAATAAGCTTATCTCTGAAATGCTTTGA
- the LOC106449300 gene encoding putative nuclease HARBI1 isoform X1: MSSSSSDEVDEALEEMVDQVVDNFIDSVIHAHPNKHKRRAYIERDREQGHNRLWNDYFKENPTYPPEMFRRRFRMNKPLFLHIVERVSNEVPYFQQRRDACGRNGLSALQKCTAAIRMLAYGQSGDTYDEYLRLGDSTSRLCLANFTDAIIELFGNEYLRKPTAEDLQRLLDVGEVRGFPGMIGSIDCMHWEWKNCPTAWKGQFTRGSGKPTIVLEAVASQDLWIWHAFFGLPGTLNDINVLDRSPVFDDILHGRAPKVKFKVNNHTYRMAYYLTDGIYPNWSTFIQSIPLPQGPKAEKFAQKQESARKDVERAFGVLQSRFAIVKNPALQWDKEKIGKIMRTCVILHNMIVENERHGYAQINTSEFESGESSRSSKVTTRESIHAGDMLAMRREVRDQEKHARLKADLMENIWQKFGDEDE; the protein is encoded by the coding sequence atgtcttcctcatcaagtgaTGAAGTTGATGAAGCTTTAGAAGAAATGGTTGACCAAGTAGTTGATAATTTCATCGACTCAGTGATTCATGCTCACCCCAACAAGCACAAAAGACGGgcttatatcgaaagagatCGGGAACAAGGACACAATCGGCTATGGAACGATTATTTCAAGGAAAATCCTACATATCCACCGGAAATGTTTAGGAggcgttttcgaatgaacaagcctTTGTTCCTCCACATTGTCGAACGTGTAAGTAATGAAGTTCCATACTTTCAGCAAAGACGGGATGCTTGCGGAAGGAATGGGCTAtctgcacttcaaaagtgtaccgcagctatacgtatgctggcatatggtcaatcgggagatacatatgacgaatatctccgacttggtgacaGTACATCACGTTTGTGTTTGGCAAATTTCACTGATGCAATAATagaattgtttggaaatgaGTATCTACGAAAACCTACAGCCGAGGATCTTCAACGCTTACTCGATGTTGGAGAGGTACGGGGGTTTCCGGGGATGATAGGCAGCATCGACTgcatgcattgggagtggaaaaactgtCCAACGGCTTGGAAAGGTCAGTTCACACGGGGttcaggaaagccgacaattgtcttagaagccgtggcatcacaagatctttggatatggcacgcatttTTCGGCTTACCAGGTACActcaacgatatcaatgttctcgATCGGTCACCGgtttttgatgacatcttacatggtcgagcacctaaagttaagttcaaggtcaacaaccacacttatcgtatggcctactatcttactgacggaatttatccaaactggtcaacatttatccaatccatcccacttcctcaaggtcctaaagccgAGAAATTTGCACAAAAGCAAGAATCCgccagaaaagatgtcgaacgggcttttggagtattgcagtcgaggtttgcaattgttaaaaacccagctctacaatgggacaaggaaaagataggaaagataatgagaacttgtgtcatattgcacaatatgattgTAGAGAACGAACGACACGGATACGCTCAAATAAATACTTCTGAGTTCGAATCAGGAGAGTCAAGCAGAAGTTCAAAGGTGACAACCAGAGAAAGTATTCATGCCGGTGATATGTTAGCCATGCGCAGAGAAGTCCGAGATCAAGAGAAGCATGCtcgtttgaaagctgatttaatggaaaatatttggcaaaagtttggtgatgaagatgaataa